The following proteins come from a genomic window of Rhodohalobacter sp. 614A:
- a CDS encoding response regulator: MKFLVVDDEKDVEMLFRQKFRKEIRRGELDFIFAFSGKEALSYLNGANPPDVVYVFSDINMPGMTGIELLETIKTDFPHINVSMISAYGDDDNYHKAIESGAKEFFTKPIDFESLRTEIYNMLKKQKG, from the coding sequence ATGAAATTTTTAGTTGTAGATGACGAAAAAGACGTGGAGATGTTGTTCCGTCAGAAATTTCGAAAAGAGATTCGAAGGGGTGAGCTGGATTTTATATTTGCCTTTTCAGGAAAAGAGGCCCTTTCATATCTGAATGGAGCAAACCCGCCCGATGTGGTATACGTTTTTTCGGACATCAATATGCCGGGCATGACGGGTATTGAACTGCTCGAAACCATAAAAACAGATTTCCCGCATATAAATGTGAGCATGATTTCTGCCTACGGAGACGATGACAATTACCATAAGGCCATTGAGTCGGGCGCTAAAGAGTTCTTTACAAAGCCGATTGATTTTGAGTCGTTACGAACTGAAATTTACAACATGTTGAAAAAGCAAAAGGGGTAA
- the tmpT gene encoding thiopurine S-methyltransferase → MELSYWQSKWRKGKTGFHMEEGYPGLATHWKSLGLDHPVVLVPLCGKSKDLLFLAEHCEKVVGVEISELAVHQFLKENKLEANITSFANFSIYKTGNIEIWQGDFFKLPGHKFPPFDLVYDKAAMIALPPDMRRTYVSKVLELVSVHTQILLHLFDYPQEEMTGPPFSVPVTEVKDYFGKHFTIDILERNELGINYYKKFQNRGLNSYFIEILSLLLPKEG, encoded by the coding sequence ATGGAATTAAGTTACTGGCAAAGTAAGTGGAGAAAAGGGAAAACCGGTTTTCATATGGAAGAGGGATATCCCGGCCTCGCCACCCATTGGAAAAGTTTGGGATTGGATCATCCTGTAGTTCTTGTCCCTCTTTGTGGAAAAAGTAAAGATCTTCTCTTTCTCGCGGAACATTGTGAAAAAGTTGTAGGAGTTGAAATTTCTGAGCTTGCAGTTCATCAGTTTCTTAAAGAAAACAAACTTGAAGCCAATATAACCTCTTTTGCAAATTTTAGCATTTACAAAACCGGGAATATAGAAATCTGGCAGGGCGATTTTTTCAAACTGCCGGGCCATAAATTCCCGCCCTTTGACTTGGTTTATGACAAAGCCGCAATGATCGCGCTGCCACCCGACATGCGAAGAACGTATGTCTCCAAAGTTCTTGAGCTTGTTTCTGTTCATACTCAAATCCTTTTGCATCTTTTTGACTATCCACAGGAAGAAATGACAGGCCCTCCTTTTAGTGTACCGGTGACAGAAGTAAAAGATTATTTTGGAAAACACTTTACAATCGACATACTTGAAAGAAATGAACTGGGCATAAATTATTACAAAAAATTTCAAAATCGGGGACTTAACAGCTACTTCATTGAAATATTATCACTACTTTTACCTAAAGAAGGGTAA
- a CDS encoding MgtC/SapB family protein: MELYPQWGVVWKVAFSIFLGGLIGLEREWASKPAGFRTHMLISGASTLFVILGDIMIQQFSETTIPDTLQTDPIRIMEAIITGISFLGAGTIIFKDQINTVEGLTTAASILFVSGIGMAVALNQFTLSFILTLMVIIILMVIGRIQNWIEGKKPATFKEENQQ; encoded by the coding sequence ATGGAGTTATATCCGCAATGGGGAGTTGTATGGAAAGTAGCCTTCTCTATTTTTTTAGGAGGGTTGATTGGACTTGAAAGGGAATGGGCTTCAAAACCAGCCGGATTTCGAACGCACATGCTTATCTCCGGCGCATCGACTCTTTTTGTGATTTTAGGGGATATTATGATTCAGCAATTTTCAGAGACAACCATACCCGACACGCTTCAGACCGATCCTATTCGTATTATGGAAGCCATTATTACCGGCATAAGTTTTTTGGGCGCGGGTACTATTATCTTTAAAGATCAAATTAATACGGTTGAAGGCTTAACCACTGCTGCCTCCATTTTATTTGTTTCGGGTATTGGTATGGCTGTTGCCCTGAACCAATTTACTCTCTCATTTATTCTCACTTTAATGGTAATCATCATACTGATGGTCATAGGCCGAATTCAAAATTGGATTGAAGGCAAAAAACCCGCAACTTTTAAGGAAGAAAATCAGCAGTAA
- a CDS encoding SixA phosphatase family protein → MGSKTKKVLLMRHAKSSWNSPGLKDFDRPLNKRGEKDAPRMGEYLKELQLVPDQIFSSPAARAKSTVLNVIQELELPESTIKWDENLYFKGSKAYIEAIRNADDSSEIVMTVGHNPMTEDTIDKLSAGSLTIAIKTATIACFEFETDSWKNIQFEKKALKWIVSPKDLK, encoded by the coding sequence ATGGGTTCAAAAACTAAAAAAGTACTTTTAATGCGTCATGCAAAATCATCCTGGAACAGTCCTGGGCTAAAAGATTTTGACAGGCCGTTAAACAAACGCGGAGAGAAAGATGCTCCCCGGATGGGAGAATATCTGAAGGAGTTACAACTTGTACCGGACCAAATTTTTAGTTCACCAGCCGCGAGAGCCAAATCCACGGTTTTAAATGTGATTCAAGAACTGGAGCTTCCGGAAAGCACGATCAAGTGGGACGAGAATCTCTATTTTAAAGGTTCGAAAGCCTACATCGAGGCCATACGAAATGCCGATGACTCTTCAGAAATTGTGATGACTGTCGGACATAATCCAATGACGGAAGATACAATTGATAAGCTTTCAGCGGGCTCCCTGACTATAGCGATTAAAACAGCAACCATAGCCTGTTTTGAGTTTGAAACAGACTCCTGGAAAAATATTCAGTTTGAGAAAAAAGCTTTGAAGTGGATTGTCTCTCCTAAAGATCTGAAATAG
- a CDS encoding PP2C family protein-serine/threonine phosphatase, which yields MINSGRKILVVDDEPDLQMLMMQKFRHKVRSKEYEFMFAENGRDALDKISEHHEIALVLSDINMPKMDGLTLLDELQGLQRSDLKAIMVSAYGDMENIRTAMNRGAYDFVTKPIDFNDLETTIEKTLKEIARIQQSKEMEEQLSSLNYDLDMAARIQQKILKQDFPVYEEDTRFDVYAHMIAAKHVGGDFYDFFKVDDDKFVFFIGDVSGKGMPASIYMAVCRTMLKSIGSEVLDPAECITKVNNMLIPESDITTFVTVFYCVLDLKTGELSYCNGGHNLPYLVSKEGKVKEMNDVGGLLLGKFEGANYDKTTIQLEPGDTIVTFTDGVTEAENDSGGFFDEERVITYLENSPGKKLNPIVKGLFLEVMKFAGSAPQSDDITVLATTYAGN from the coding sequence ATGATTAATTCTGGGCGAAAAATTCTTGTAGTGGATGATGAACCGGATTTGCAAATGCTGATGATGCAAAAGTTCAGGCATAAAGTTCGTTCAAAGGAGTACGAATTTATGTTCGCAGAGAATGGACGCGATGCACTGGATAAAATTTCAGAACACCATGAAATAGCACTGGTTTTGAGTGATATCAACATGCCTAAAATGGATGGCCTTACCCTTTTGGATGAGCTACAGGGTTTGCAGCGAAGCGACCTCAAAGCCATTATGGTTTCTGCATATGGCGATATGGAGAACATCCGCACGGCTATGAACCGCGGTGCTTATGATTTCGTAACCAAACCAATTGACTTTAACGACCTGGAAACAACCATCGAAAAAACACTGAAGGAAATCGCCCGGATCCAACAGAGCAAAGAGATGGAAGAACAGCTGAGTTCACTCAATTATGACCTGGACATGGCCGCCCGGATTCAGCAAAAAATTCTGAAGCAGGACTTTCCGGTTTACGAAGAAGACACCCGTTTCGACGTTTATGCACATATGATTGCGGCAAAACATGTTGGCGGCGATTTCTACGATTTCTTTAAAGTGGATGATGACAAGTTTGTTTTCTTCATCGGGGATGTTTCGGGTAAAGGAATGCCGGCTTCAATCTACATGGCCGTTTGCCGAACTATGCTGAAATCAATCGGATCGGAAGTTCTCGACCCTGCTGAGTGTATCACCAAAGTCAATAATATGCTGATACCGGAAAGTGATATCACTACTTTTGTTACGGTTTTTTATTGTGTGTTGGATCTCAAAACCGGCGAACTGAGCTACTGTAATGGCGGCCATAATTTGCCATATCTTGTCTCAAAAGAAGGCAAGGTAAAAGAGATGAACGATGTGGGCGGCTTGTTACTGGGTAAATTTGAAGGCGCAAATTATGATAAGACGACCATTCAGTTAGAACCCGGAGATACGATTGTTACATTTACCGACGGAGTAACGGAAGCCGAAAACGACAGTGGCGGGTTTTTTGATGAAGAGCGTGTAATCACTTATCTCGAAAATTCACCGGGCAAAAAACTCAACCCGATTGTAAAAGGGCTGTTCCTGGAAGTGATGAAATTTGCCGGCAGCGCCCCCCAATCGGATGATATCACCGTTCTTGCAACAACGTATGCCGGAAATTAG
- a CDS encoding MATE family efflux transporter, translating into MNRNILRLAIPNIISNLSVPLLGVVDTALVGHLDEVYYLGALAVGSVIFNFIFWGFGFLRMGTTGLTAQEYGRRDRVNMVMILARVQFLALAIGLVIVLFQVPIAKFSLWMIDSTREVAEYTRVYFDIRIYTAPAVLALYGINGWFLGMQNAKYPMIITIVLNLLNIIFNVSFIYGLDMHVDGVAYGTLISTYLALLLAASLFWFRYKRYLSHYKQKLLLNVDELKKYFSVNRDIFIRTLCLIFTFSFFTAVSAQQGDLILAANTILLQLWFIVSYGIDGFAYAAESLVGRFKGSLEKDQLAKAVWYNIGWGLFLGLMGTVAYGLFGNQILAIFTDKTDVIAVAKTVLFWTVLAPVVSSFCYIFDGIYIGATETKAMRNTMILSTFFVFLPAYYIATYYFGKHGLWLAMVLFMVTRGIALGFYLPRTVLKT; encoded by the coding sequence TTGAACCGAAACATCTTACGCCTGGCTATTCCGAACATCATCAGCAACCTGTCGGTTCCGCTTTTGGGAGTTGTAGATACCGCTCTTGTTGGTCATCTTGATGAAGTTTATTACCTGGGAGCATTAGCCGTTGGAAGTGTTATTTTCAATTTTATCTTCTGGGGATTCGGATTCCTGAGAATGGGTACAACCGGGTTAACCGCCCAGGAATACGGCAGACGAGACCGTGTGAATATGGTCATGATTCTCGCCAGAGTTCAATTTCTTGCGCTGGCAATTGGGCTTGTCATCGTTCTGTTTCAAGTTCCTATTGCCAAGTTTAGTTTGTGGATGATAGACAGCACGCGGGAAGTTGCCGAATACACACGTGTCTATTTTGACATTCGCATTTATACGGCACCCGCCGTACTGGCTTTATATGGCATAAACGGGTGGTTTTTGGGAATGCAGAATGCGAAGTACCCGATGATCATCACCATTGTTTTGAACCTGTTGAATATCATCTTTAACGTATCCTTTATCTATGGTTTGGATATGCATGTGGATGGAGTGGCGTACGGTACATTGATTTCGACTTACCTGGCATTGCTGCTGGCAGCATCACTTTTTTGGTTTAGGTATAAAAGGTATCTCTCTCACTACAAACAGAAGCTTTTGTTGAATGTAGACGAGCTCAAAAAATACTTTTCAGTCAACCGGGATATCTTTATCCGGACACTCTGCCTTATTTTTACATTTTCATTCTTTACAGCTGTGTCGGCTCAACAAGGTGATTTGATTCTCGCCGCAAATACAATTCTGCTTCAATTATGGTTTATTGTTTCGTACGGCATTGACGGATTTGCCTATGCAGCCGAAAGCCTTGTAGGGCGATTTAAAGGCAGTTTAGAAAAAGATCAATTGGCAAAAGCAGTATGGTACAATATTGGGTGGGGGCTTTTTCTCGGCTTGATGGGTACGGTAGCATATGGGCTTTTCGGCAATCAGATTCTCGCTATTTTTACGGATAAGACGGATGTAATCGCTGTAGCAAAAACCGTGCTTTTCTGGACTGTCCTCGCTCCGGTGGTATCCAGCTTTTGTTATATCTTTGATGGAATTTATATCGGGGCGACCGAAACAAAAGCGATGAGAAACACTATGATTCTCTCCACTTTTTTTGTGTTTCTTCCGGCTTACTATATCGCTACCTATTATTTTGGCAAACACGGCCTTTGGCTGGCTATGGTTCTGTTTATGGTAACCCGCGGAATAGCATTAGGTTTTTATTTGCCTCGAACTGTATTGAAGACATAG
- a CDS encoding GAF domain-containing sensor histidine kinase, whose translation MAGSSEISKKLEQREAEIEVINSVQKGILAKKEMQEIYDLVGEKVRFVFDAQVVGIGTFNHETNTEYISHLYEEEQLHDIPPRPIDNLRKRLIDTGEVILINENADDAWREITGEEPTVAKGTKPTKSALYVPMAAGDTVFGYITLQNLDREHAFSDSDVRLLSTMANSISMALENARLFNEATRLLAETEQRATELQTVNRISQALVSQLELDALIKLVGELMKETFKADIVYVAMYDRKTNLIRFPYEYGDKNEPRKFGDGFTEKIITTNQPLLINKDLEETRDQMKAKQIGKVTSSFLGVPVQIGGQTNGVISVQSTEEENRFDENDQRLLSTIAANVSVAMQNADAYQKLRSALDDLKAAQEQLVQQEKLASLGQLTAGIAHEIKNPLNFVNNFSELSIELINEAREELQNITIPEDNFVLDIMSDIEGNLTKIHEHGSRADGIVKSMLQHSRGGSGKIEPTDINALIKEYVNLAFHGMRASKNPINVDIELNLDEKAKEIPLIAEDFSRVILNLCNNAFDAMREKLFNVEGDSPGDNKYLPRLRVNTKHIDGYLEIEIEDNGPGIPSEIKDKVLQPFFTTKKGKEGTGLGLSITNDIVKGHGGQIDVESQSGAYTKFIVTIPYHNQ comes from the coding sequence ATGGCAGGAAGTTCTGAAATATCAAAAAAACTGGAGCAGCGCGAAGCAGAAATCGAAGTCATTAACAGCGTTCAGAAGGGCATTCTTGCAAAAAAGGAAATGCAGGAGATTTATGATTTGGTCGGTGAAAAAGTACGTTTCGTTTTTGATGCCCAGGTTGTTGGAATTGGTACATTTAATCATGAAACCAACACAGAATATATAAGCCACCTTTACGAAGAAGAACAACTTCATGATATTCCTCCCCGTCCCATAGACAATCTTCGAAAGCGCCTCATTGATACAGGAGAAGTAATACTGATCAATGAAAATGCCGATGATGCATGGAGAGAAATTACCGGTGAAGAACCAACCGTTGCCAAAGGTACAAAGCCTACAAAATCAGCTTTATACGTGCCTATGGCTGCAGGCGACACGGTTTTTGGCTACATCACTTTGCAGAATCTTGATCGTGAGCATGCTTTTAGTGATTCCGATGTCCGGTTACTAAGCACCATGGCAAATAGTATCAGCATGGCATTGGAGAATGCCCGGCTTTTTAATGAAGCTACAAGACTTTTAGCTGAAACCGAGCAGCGTGCTACCGAGCTTCAAACCGTTAACCGGATCAGCCAGGCGCTGGTATCTCAACTTGAGCTTGACGCTCTTATTAAACTCGTTGGCGAATTGATGAAGGAGACCTTCAAAGCAGACATTGTATACGTGGCGATGTATGATCGCAAAACGAATCTGATCCGGTTCCCTTATGAATATGGTGATAAGAATGAACCCCGCAAATTTGGTGATGGTTTTACAGAAAAGATTATTACGACCAACCAACCCCTCCTCATCAACAAAGACCTTGAGGAAACACGTGACCAGATGAAAGCCAAACAAATTGGGAAGGTTACATCATCCTTTCTCGGAGTACCTGTTCAAATTGGCGGCCAGACCAACGGCGTAATTAGTGTGCAAAGTACCGAAGAAGAGAACCGGTTTGATGAAAATGATCAGCGGCTTCTCTCAACCATCGCTGCAAATGTGAGTGTGGCGATGCAAAATGCGGATGCTTATCAAAAGCTGCGAAGCGCTTTGGATGATTTGAAAGCCGCCCAGGAACAGCTTGTACAACAGGAGAAACTGGCTTCGCTTGGCCAATTGACTGCCGGAATTGCCCATGAAATCAAAAATCCTCTGAACTTTGTAAATAACTTTTCTGAACTCAGTATCGAATTGATAAACGAAGCAAGGGAGGAATTGCAAAATATCACGATTCCGGAAGATAATTTTGTCCTAGATATTATGAGTGATATTGAAGGAAATCTCACAAAAATTCACGAACATGGAAGCCGTGCAGACGGTATTGTAAAATCGATGCTGCAACATTCGCGTGGCGGCAGTGGCAAGATTGAACCGACGGACATTAACGCACTCATTAAAGAATATGTAAACCTGGCGTTTCATGGGATGCGTGCGAGTAAAAACCCCATAAACGTGGATATTGAACTGAATTTGGATGAAAAAGCAAAAGAAATTCCTTTAATTGCTGAAGATTTTAGCCGGGTGATTTTAAACTTGTGCAACAACGCCTTCGACGCCATGCGGGAAAAATTATTTAACGTTGAAGGTGATTCTCCCGGGGATAATAAATATCTGCCACGTTTACGGGTAAACACAAAACATATCGACGGATACCTGGAAATTGAAATTGAAGATAATGGGCCGGGTATCCCCTCAGAAATTAAAGACAAAGTTTTACAGCCTTTCTTTACAACAAAGAAAGGAAAAGAGGGTACAGGTTTGGGGCTCTCAATAACGAATGATATTGTAAAAGGCCACGGGGGACAAATTGATGTTGAGAGCCAATCCGGTGCTTATACCAAATTTATTGTAACCATACCCTATCACAATCAATAA